In uncultured Bacteroides sp., one genomic interval encodes:
- a CDS encoding DUF5703 domain-containing protein, producing MKKAFVAFILLTFISTSRAAKVTDWLDSYNVLWTSQSKGSYESMPCGGGDIGLNVWVENNELLFYISRSGSLDENNCLLKSGRIRVKLTPNPFINSNFSQQLNLRKGFVDVNAGNTNIRLWVNVFSPVIHVDINSKEKLSAEVCYENWRYKDRPVRKGEGNANSYKWAIPKGLVTKADAIENSADKVIFYHKNDAQTVFDATVAQQGMDSVKNKMYNPIGNLTSGGMLFGDNLKFAGTTSGEYCGTDYKSWCMKSVKPSSSHHILIALHTQQTESLNQWKQGLADIVKGIKGNDDKKKTQAWWNSFWNKSAIRINETNKDSEAWKIGRNYQLFRYMLGCNAYGSYPTKFNGGLFTFDPARVDSTLNFTPDFRKWGGGTMTAQNQRLVYFPMLKSGDFDMMKSQFDFYLRILKNAELRSKVYWNHQGGCFTEQIENFGLPNPSEYGWKRPANFDKGLEYNAWLEYQWDTVLEFCDMILETKEYNNEKIDKYVPLIESALTFFDEHYRMLATQRGRKVLDGDGHLVLYPGSACETYKMAYNSTSTISALKVVLEKMIDYSAADSTKSARWKQMLSTIPPITIREESGKKMIAPAKLWERINNVESPQLYPVFPWRIYGVGKKDLEVAVNTYLNDSDALKFRSHVGWKQDNIFAACLGLTKEAQRLISLKMKDSELRFPAFWGPGYDWTPDHNWGGSGMIGLQEMLMQTNGEQILLFPAWPVEWNVHFKMHAPKNTTVEAELKDGKVTNLQVYPAKRMKDVVVMIKK from the coding sequence ATGAAAAAAGCCTTTGTTGCATTTATATTATTGACTTTTATTTCTACCAGTCGTGCCGCGAAAGTGACCGACTGGCTTGATTCATATAATGTTTTGTGGACTTCTCAAAGCAAGGGCTCTTACGAGTCCATGCCTTGCGGAGGTGGAGACATTGGCCTGAATGTGTGGGTGGAAAACAACGAACTACTGTTTTATATATCACGCAGTGGTTCACTGGACGAAAACAATTGCCTTCTTAAATCAGGTCGTATCCGTGTAAAGCTGACTCCTAATCCTTTTATAAATTCAAATTTTAGTCAGCAATTAAATTTGCGAAAAGGCTTTGTCGATGTTAATGCCGGCAATACGAATATCCGTTTATGGGTAAATGTATTTAGTCCGGTTATTCATGTTGATATAAATAGCAAAGAAAAGCTCTCGGCAGAGGTTTGTTATGAAAACTGGCGCTACAAAGACCGTCCGGTTAGAAAGGGAGAAGGGAATGCCAATTCCTATAAATGGGCAATTCCTAAAGGACTTGTAACAAAGGCAGATGCAATAGAGAATAGTGCAGATAAAGTAATTTTCTATCATAAAAACGATGCTCAGACAGTTTTTGACGCAACCGTTGCTCAGCAAGGAATGGATTCCGTTAAAAACAAGATGTATAATCCGATTGGAAACCTTACATCTGGTGGAATGCTCTTCGGAGATAATCTGAAGTTTGCAGGAACTACTTCAGGAGAATACTGCGGAACTGATTATAAATCATGGTGTATGAAGAGCGTGAAACCTTCATCCTCGCATCATATTCTGATAGCTTTGCACACCCAACAGACAGAATCACTTAATCAGTGGAAACAAGGATTAGCTGATATTGTGAAAGGAATAAAAGGCAATGATGATAAGAAAAAGACTCAAGCTTGGTGGAATTCCTTCTGGAATAAGAGCGCTATTCGCATAAACGAAACAAATAAAGATTCCGAAGCCTGGAAGATTGGAAGAAACTATCAGCTTTTCCGCTATATGCTGGGATGTAATGCTTATGGTAGTTATCCAACTAAATTTAACGGCGGCTTATTTACGTTTGATCCGGCTCGCGTTGATTCTACACTAAACTTTACTCCCGATTTTCGTAAGTGGGGTGGGGGAACAATGACTGCCCAGAATCAGCGATTAGTCTATTTCCCGATGCTTAAAAGCGGAGACTTTGATATGATGAAGTCTCAGTTCGACTTTTATCTGCGTATCCTAAAAAATGCAGAACTACGAAGCAAGGTTTACTGGAATCACCAAGGGGGATGTTTTACTGAACAAATAGAGAACTTTGGTTTACCAAATCCAAGTGAGTATGGATGGAAGCGTCCGGCAAACTTTGATAAGGGATTAGAATATAATGCCTGGCTGGAATATCAGTGGGATACAGTTCTGGAGTTCTGTGATATGATTCTTGAAACAAAAGAATATAATAACGAGAAAATAGATAAGTATGTTCCTTTGATAGAGAGCGCTCTGACATTCTTTGACGAACACTATAGAATGCTGGCTACTCAGCGTGGTAGAAAAGTGCTGGATGGCGACGGACATCTTGTTTTATATCCGGGTTCGGCTTGTGAAACTTATAAAATGGCTTATAATTCTACATCTACTATTTCAGCGTTGAAAGTTGTTTTAGAAAAAATGATTGATTATTCGGCTGCGGACAGTACTAAATCTGCTCGCTGGAAACAGATGCTTTCAACTATTCCACCTATTACCATAAGAGAAGAGAGTGGAAAGAAGATGATTGCTCCTGCTAAATTGTGGGAAAGAATCAACAATGTTGAATCTCCCCAATTGTATCCTGTTTTTCCATGGAGAATATATGGTGTAGGAAAAAAAGATTTAGAGGTAGCGGTCAATACCTATCTTAACGATTCTGATGCCTTGAAGTTCAGAAGTCATGTAGGATGGAAACAAGACAATATTTTTGCTGCTTGTCTGGGACTTACCAAAGAAGCACAAAGACTGATTTCCTTAAAAATGAAAGATAGCGAACTTAGATTCCCAGCATTCTGGGGACCAGGTTATGACTGGACTCCCGATCACAATTGGGGAGGCAGTGGAATGATTGGTCTTCAGGAAATGCTGATGCAGACTAATGGAGAACAGATTCTTCTTTTCCCGGCATGGCCTGTTGAATGGAACGTCCACTTTAAGATGCATGCTCCTAAAAATACGACTGTTGAAGCGGAACTTAAGGATGGAAAAGTTACTAATCTACAAGTCTATCCTGCTAAAAGGATGAAAGACGTTGTTGTTATGATTAAGAAATAA
- a CDS encoding sialate O-acetylesterase: MNNKFRFGALALALSLFCSTTIKAEVKLPAFFSNGMVIQQQTNASFWGTSTPNKKLTIVTSWNKKKYTVDVDGAGKWKVALATPTAGGPYSITFNDGKQTLLQDVLVGEVWLCSGQSNMEMPMKGYKNQPVDNSNMDILKSANSQIRLFTVGHNSVIDVQNDVKGDWKAATPESVREFSATAYYYGRLLQQMLNVPVGLICSSWGGSCAEAWMDKEMLKGFPEIKIPKSPEDIVEKNRTPTTLYQGMIAPLVGYTIKGAIWYQGESNYDRSQSYTDLFSTMINLWRARWNQGNFPFYFCQIAPYDYSIITPAGKEVINSAYLREAQSKVEWKVENTGMAVLLDAGLKEGIHPRKKQIAGERLALQALVKTYKINGVTADGPVYKEMAVQNDTVVLSFQRTQMWVAAPKGDLQNFKVAGADKKFYPAKAWIVRSKVYVKSDEVKKPVAVRYAFENYVDGDLYGTEGLPVSSFRTDNW, from the coding sequence ATGAATAACAAGTTCAGATTTGGAGCACTCGCGTTGGCGTTATCGCTCTTTTGTTCGACCACAATAAAGGCCGAAGTTAAACTTCCAGCTTTTTTCTCAAATGGAATGGTTATACAACAACAAACTAATGCTTCTTTTTGGGGAACTTCAACACCTAATAAGAAACTGACTATTGTTACATCATGGAATAAAAAGAAATATACTGTTGATGTTGACGGAGCAGGAAAGTGGAAAGTTGCTCTTGCAACTCCTACGGCCGGTGGTCCGTATTCAATCACATTTAATGACGGCAAACAAACTCTTCTGCAAGATGTTTTAGTTGGTGAGGTATGGCTTTGCTCTGGTCAGTCGAACATGGAAATGCCTATGAAGGGTTATAAAAACCAACCGGTTGATAACTCGAATATGGATATCCTGAAATCTGCAAATTCTCAGATTCGTCTATTCACAGTAGGACATAATTCTGTTATCGATGTGCAGAATGATGTAAAAGGCGACTGGAAAGCTGCTACTCCTGAATCTGTAAGAGAGTTTAGTGCTACAGCCTATTACTATGGCCGTTTACTTCAGCAGATGCTGAATGTTCCGGTTGGATTGATTTGCAGCAGCTGGGGAGGTTCATGTGCTGAGGCCTGGATGGATAAAGAGATGTTGAAAGGTTTTCCAGAAATCAAGATTCCAAAATCACCTGAAGATATAGTAGAAAAGAATCGTACTCCTACAACTTTATACCAAGGTATGATTGCTCCGTTGGTAGGTTATACAATAAAAGGTGCAATCTGGTATCAGGGAGAATCTAATTATGATCGCTCTCAATCATACACAGATCTTTTCTCAACAATGATAAATTTGTGGAGAGCAAGATGGAATCAAGGTAATTTCCCATTCTATTTCTGTCAGATTGCTCCTTATGATTATTCAATCATTACTCCTGCCGGAAAAGAGGTTATCAATTCAGCCTATTTACGCGAAGCTCAAAGCAAAGTAGAATGGAAAGTAGAAAATACAGGTATGGCAGTTTTACTTGATGCCGGATTAAAGGAAGGTATTCATCCAAGAAAGAAACAAATTGCAGGTGAACGTCTTGCTCTTCAGGCTTTGGTGAAGACTTATAAAATTAACGGCGTAACTGCCGATGGACCGGTTTATAAAGAGATGGCCGTTCAGAATGATACTGTTGTGCTAAGCTTTCAGAGAACACAAATGTGGGTTGCTGCTCCAAAAGGTGACTTGCAGAACTTTAAAGTAGCCGGTGCAGATAAGAAATTCTATCCTGCTAAAGCATGGATTGTAAGAAGTAAGGTGTATGTAAAATCGGATGAAGTAAAGAAACCTGTTGCCGTTCGCTATGCTTTCGAAAACTATGTGGATGGTGATTTATACGGCACTGAAGGTCTTCCTGTTTCTTCATTCAGAACTGATAATTGGTAA
- a CDS encoding glycosyl hydrolase, which produces MSKYKSFLLFLLILCCTAVTAQKTLLSNRFNNPPEEASPWVFWYLMHGAVSKAGITADMEAMKAAGLGGAYLMPIKDTINNKSFLPAYRQLTPEWWEMVRFSMQEADRVGLKLGMHICDGFALAGGPWITPEKSMQKVVWSDTIISGGKIKNMHLYRPESYEGFYKEIGLYAIPVQEEYSTEINIPEVTSSNTEDKTPSYLVTRNAEGAFKASSACWIQYSFKQPFTCRSLELVLNGNNYQAHRLKVCVSDDGVNFRTVKQLTPARQGWQNTDENSTHIIPATTARYFRFYWDPKGSEPGAEDMDAAKWKPNLKIKKLYLSSRALIGQFEGKAGLVWRVSKRTQSDELPDKDCVKLNQVIDLSASLNGDLLNATLPAGRWRIVRMGHTSTGHTNATGGGGKGLECDKFSEEAVKIQFDHWFGEAFRKTDPQLAKRVLKFMHVDSWECGSQNWSDSFMAEFKKRRGYDLTPYLLVYTGTPLESAEKTESVLNDIRQTISELIVDVFYKTLADKAKEYNCEFSAESVAPTMVSDGMLHYQAVDRPMGEFWLNSPTHDKPNDMLGAISGAHVYGKNIIQAEGFTQLRTMWNENPVMLKPLLDRNYALGINKLFYHVYVHNPYVDKAPGVTLDGIGLYFQRDQTWWKQGKAWVDYARRCQTLLQFGHPVVDVAVFTGEELPTRAILPDRLVPSLPGIFGKERVESEAKRLANEGQPVREMPVGVSNSANMTNLGDWVDPLSGYAYDSFNKDALVRLSRSEYGKLIVSGGAEYRILVLPKPHPMSPDGDYMSLEVARKIRLLQKSGVVVLLGDKPSRVPGLADKDYNTKEVNKIVEDIWSASPQYKLPYNEADFSQFGLKKDVIFKDNAKDFAWTHRANDGTDIYFIANQKNERRKVTVSLRCSGRQPELWNPVTGEIKDAEVWSEFDDRTEVALDLDANESVFVVFQRETEVASGNKQSIFTTAPLLTKDWTVNFPQVSKSLKKDSLFDWIKESDADIKYYSGTANYQTTFQWKNKVGKNEVYLDLGKVNVMAEVIVNGVNCGITWTAPYRVDITKAIKKGNNNLEIQVVNTWLNKMKGVRDQKIKADNVWTNATYWSEKLPLQESGLLGPLNLLIKESKRK; this is translated from the coding sequence ATGCCTATAAAAGATACTATAAATAATAAATCTTTTCTTCCTGCATACAGGCAGCTTACTCCCGAATGGTGGGAGATGGTTCGCTTCTCCATGCAGGAAGCTGACAGGGTAGGACTGAAACTTGGTATGCATATTTGTGATGGTTTTGCCTTGGCTGGCGGACCGTGGATTACTCCCGAGAAATCTATGCAGAAAGTTGTGTGGAGTGATACAATCATTTCGGGCGGGAAAATAAAAAATATGCATTTGTATCGTCCTGAATCTTATGAAGGTTTCTATAAGGAAATCGGACTTTATGCCATACCTGTTCAGGAGGAATACTCAACTGAAATAAATATTCCGGAAGTTACTTCTTCGAATACTGAGGATAAAACTCCTTCTTACTTAGTTACCCGAAACGCTGAAGGTGCTTTTAAAGCTTCTTCTGCCTGCTGGATTCAATACTCATTTAAACAGCCTTTTACTTGTCGTTCTCTTGAGCTTGTACTGAATGGAAACAACTATCAGGCTCACCGTTTGAAAGTTTGTGTTAGTGATGATGGCGTAAACTTCCGTACTGTAAAACAATTAACTCCTGCACGTCAGGGTTGGCAGAATACGGATGAGAACTCTACTCATATTATTCCTGCAACTACAGCCCGTTATTTCCGTTTTTACTGGGATCCGAAAGGTTCCGAACCCGGCGCGGAAGATATGGATGCTGCAAAGTGGAAACCTAATCTGAAAATAAAGAAACTATATTTATCCAGTAGAGCTTTAATAGGTCAGTTTGAAGGTAAAGCCGGATTGGTTTGGCGCGTAAGCAAAAGAACTCAATCTGATGAATTACCGGATAAGGATTGTGTAAAGCTGAATCAGGTGATTGATCTATCTGCTTCTTTAAATGGTGATTTATTGAATGCAACTCTTCCTGCAGGAAGATGGAGAATTGTAAGAATGGGACATACTTCTACCGGACATACAAATGCTACCGGTGGGGGAGGTAAAGGACTGGAATGTGATAAGTTCAGTGAAGAGGCTGTGAAGATACAGTTTGACCATTGGTTTGGCGAGGCTTTCAGAAAGACTGACCCACAATTGGCTAAACGTGTATTGAAGTTCATGCATGTAGATAGCTGGGAATGCGGAAGTCAGAATTGGTCGGACAGTTTTATGGCCGAATTTAAGAAGCGCAGGGGGTACGATCTTACTCCATACTTATTGGTATATACTGGCACTCCTCTTGAAAGTGCTGAAAAAACAGAAAGTGTTTTGAATGACATCCGTCAGACAATATCAGAACTGATAGTAGATGTGTTCTATAAAACTTTAGCTGATAAAGCGAAAGAATACAATTGCGAATTCTCTGCTGAAAGCGTTGCACCTACTATGGTTAGTGATGGTATGCTTCACTATCAGGCTGTGGACAGACCAATGGGGGAATTCTGGTTAAACAGTCCTACACACGATAAACCAAACGATATGCTTGGCGCTATATCCGGCGCTCATGTTTATGGAAAGAATATTATTCAGGCTGAAGGGTTTACCCAGCTACGCACTATGTGGAATGAAAATCCGGTAATGCTTAAGCCTTTACTTGATAGAAACTATGCTTTAGGTATTAACAAACTGTTCTATCATGTTTATGTGCATAATCCTTATGTGGATAAAGCGCCGGGCGTGACATTGGATGGTATTGGACTTTACTTCCAACGTGATCAGACTTGGTGGAAGCAGGGAAAAGCATGGGTTGATTACGCTCGCCGTTGTCAGACATTGCTTCAGTTTGGTCATCCGGTAGTTGATGTTGCTGTATTTACAGGAGAAGAATTGCCAACAAGAGCTATTTTGCCCGACAGACTTGTTCCATCTCTTCCAGGAATATTTGGAAAAGAGCGTGTGGAATCTGAAGCAAAACGTTTAGCGAATGAAGGACAACCTGTAAGAGAAATGCCTGTGGGTGTTTCAAACTCTGCAAACATGACTAATTTGGGGGATTGGGTTGATCCATTATCAGGCTATGCTTATGATTCTTTCAATAAGGATGCGTTGGTACGCCTTTCAAGATCGGAATATGGAAAACTGATTGTTTCCGGCGGAGCTGAGTATAGAATATTAGTATTGCCTAAACCTCATCCAATGTCTCCCGACGGAGATTATATGAGTCTGGAAGTGGCACGCAAAATCAGATTACTTCAAAAATCCGGAGTAGTGGTTTTACTGGGTGACAAGCCATCAAGAGTTCCAGGATTGGCTGATAAAGATTATAACACTAAAGAGGTGAATAAGATAGTTGAAGATATCTGGTCGGCTTCACCACAGTATAAACTTCCTTATAACGAAGCCGATTTTTCTCAGTTCGGTTTAAAGAAGGATGTTATCTTTAAAGACAATGCAAAAGATTTTGCGTGGACTCATCGTGCAAACGATGGAACAGATATCTATTTTATCGCTAATCAGAAGAATGAACGTCGTAAAGTGACTGTTTCTTTGCGCTGCAGTGGCAGACAACCGGAATTATGGAATCCTGTAACCGGTGAAATTAAGGATGCAGAAGTGTGGAGCGAATTTGACGATAGAACAGAAGTTGCTTTAGATCTGGATGCTAACGAATCGGTTTTTGTTGTTTTCCAACGTGAAACTGAAGTTGCTTCAGGAAACAAGCAGTCAATTTTTACCACTGCTCCATTGCTGACTAAAGATTGGACAGTGAATTTCCCTCAAGTATCCAAAAGTCTGAAGAAAGATTCTTTGTTCGACTGGATTAAAGAAAGTGATGCTGATATTAAGTATTACTCTGGAACTGCCAATTATCAGACTACATTCCAATGGAAGAACAAAGTTGGCAAGAATGAAGTATATCTTGATTTGGGTAAAGTAAATGTAATGGCCGAGGTTATTGTTAATGGAGTAAATTGCGGAATTACATGGACTGCTCCTTATCGGGTTGATATTACCAAAGCAATAAAGAAAGGAAATAACAACTTAGAGATTCAGGTTGTTAATACCTGGTTGAATAAGATGAAAGGTGTGCGTGATCAAAAGATTAAAGCAGATAATGTTTGGACAAATGCTACCTACTGGTCAGAAAAGTTACCTTTGCAGGAATCAGGACTTTTAGGACCTTTAAATCTTCTTATAAAGGAAAGTAAGAGAAAGTAA